The DNA sequence attccAGTGAGACTGTCATCCTTAAGCCAGTGGAGGGGAAATGATATCAATTCAACCGTYTTATACTTCTAAAAGGCCAACCTTATCTTGAGAGTTTAGCATCACTTTTATACTCTTGTCAGAGGAGGTGACATCTGGACCAAACTCCACACATCCTATAGGACAAAGTGATGGATTATAATTCCATACAGACAATGGACATACAATGCATAAAATGGCATTAAGATCTTATTGCAACTGTAATGGTATACAGCAATAAgaggcttcagtgtgtgtgtggtccttgaCTAGGACACAATATATAAAGACCACATTATTTGCAGTATAGCTATTTCAAAGTAGAGACTGTAATCAGAGCAAATATCATTGCTTACCACATTTAATTCTGAAAATATCATCCACAAGTCCTTCATAGACAACCTGGGAACACAGAGGAGTCACAAGGTCCACATCTGCAAAGAGAATGAGAAAAAACATTAGTATGATARCAACTATTATTATGACACGTATCACCCTATTGTTATACTTAAAAGASAATTRCATTCGAAATCCACATTTTCATACGTTAGTCCGTGAGAATGAATAATAACACCATTatccaatagcatatttaaaatMTCAAAAAATGAGAGCAACAAATAAGACAAACGTCACAACTGCCYTGATTCACAGTTCAAGAAAGATCTACCTCTGTCAATGAGAAACACATTTCCGATCTCCGCTTGACGCGCTCTCtgttccccctcctccacctgctCCCTCCACGATTCATACGCCATCTGAACCYGGCAAGAGACCAGACATACTGTTAACACTTACTCTATGAATCTCATCTA is a window from the Salvelinus sp. IW2-2015 unplaced genomic scaffold, ASM291031v2 Un_scaffold15726, whole genome shotgun sequence genome containing:
- the LOC112080325 gene encoding vacuolar protein sorting-associated protein 33B; translation: MAYESWREQVEEGEQRARQAEIGNVFLIDRDVDLVTPLCSQVVYEGLVDDIFRIKCGCVEFGPDVTSSDKSIKVMLNSQDKVFNEIRNEHFSQVFGFLSQKARNLQTAYD